In the genome of Chryseobacterium sp. 52, the window GTGATCTCTGTATCGTTAATGCTCTGTCCGGGCTCTGAACAAATGAAGCGCCTAATTTTGAAGTGCTTACATAAGAAGTGATTTCGTAATTGATCCATTTTGAGATCTGTCCTGTTGCCCCGAATTCATAGTTGTTGACAATAATCGGTTTGGTTTCAAGATTTTGAATGGTTCCCTGTGTAGATGTTCTTAAAATTCTTCCCAGCTCATTGATAGAGTAGGACTGTGAGAAGCTTCCAAACAGGTTAAGGAAAGGTTCAATATTGTAACGTACTCCTAAGTTGGCGACTAATGCATTATATTTTAAATTTCCACCGGTCACGAAGATGCTTGTTGTGAAAGTTCCGTCACTTTTAATAGAAGAAAGCGTATTAAAGTCTCCCACCTTAACGTTCATGTTTTCATACCGAAGACCTCCTTTGATGGTTAGTTTTTTCAGTAAATCAATTTTCACCAATACAAAAGGGGCAAGATTGGTCATATTCATGTCCGGAGTCCAGTAACGGCCGTCTTCCAGCTTCTGAACGGTCTGGTCATTCAGGATGTCCATTCCGTACATGATTTCAGCCTGCGAATCTTTTGCGTTCCAAAGTTTCGTGTCAAAGTTGAACCGGGCTCCGTATTTTTTAGAGATGACATTAGACTGACCTCCTCCGAAGAAGGTGTCACTATATCCGTATACCGTTTTGAAATCCTGCATATAAGCATTGACGTTCAATGAAGTCGTTCCCCAGAAAAGGTTTTGATTATCGTAATTGATTCTGAAGTTATGATTTCTGGGTGTTCCCTGAGGTGTCGTTTCAAGATTTTTTCCAACGCCTTCTCCAATGGTTGGTGTGATGCCGTACTTTCCTGTTTTTAACCCTAAATTAAGGTCTGATCTGGATGAATAGCCAATATAAGAGGCTTCCACTCTCTGATCTTCATTGATATTGTACCCTACTTTAAGCATGCCGTTGTAGTTGTCCATCTTCGCAGGGCTGTAGGTAGGAGTAAGGCTAACGCCGGCTGCATCTTTCATGTAGCCGGTTCTTTCATAGGCAAGGGAAAAAACATAATCAAATTTATTTACCTTTCCGGATAACAGCTGACTGGCTCTTACTCCCAGGGTTCCGCCATACGTCTGGCCTGTAAAACCAACCTGGGTAAGTCCTGAAATCTTTTTATCAGATTTGCTTCTTCGTGTGATGTAGTTGATAATTCCACCGTCTGCGCCATTTCCATAGATGGAAGAAGCTCCTTTGATGACTTCGATTCTTTCAATAACGGAAGGGTCGATGGATCTCAGATCTCTTGCCCCGTTTCTGAGTGGGGTAGACTGAGGAATTCCGTCAATAAGGACAAGAACCTGGCGCCCTCTTAAGGTTTGGCCTGTGTTGGAAGTCTGCCCTGAGTTGGTTCCTAAACTGGGAACCGTATACTGAAGAATACTGGTAATATCTGAATTGACGGTCAGCTGAGACTGGATCTGCTTTTCAGCAACGATCGTTATAGAGCTGGGTATTTCTTTGATACTTTCTTTTTTTCTGGAAGCAGTCATCACGACTTCATCCACGCTGTTGGTCTGCAGGCTGTCTTTAACCTGCGCAAAAGTAGTAACTGATCCTAAACATGCAGCTGATAAAAGTACTTTTTTCATTATATTTTCTTTCCTTGTTTTTTTTGTTTTCCCCACCATACTAAAAACCCTGTTACAGGAAGCGAGGTACAGATGAGTCCGGTAATGAACCATAAGATTTTTCCAAAAAGCCCGAAATAAGAGCCCGTGTGGATGTCGTAGTTGGCATTGGCGTATTTTTCGGCGTTGCTCAGTTTCTGATGAGGTTTTTCTGCCAGCAGTTTGCCTGAGTATTTGTCAAAGATCAATGCATTTCTTTCGCTGAAG includes:
- a CDS encoding TonB-dependent receptor; translated protein: MKKVLLSAACLGSVTTFAQVKDSLQTNSVDEVVMTASRKKESIKEIPSSITIVAEKQIQSQLTVNSDITSILQYTVPSLGTNSGQTSNTGQTLRGRQVLVLIDGIPQSTPLRNGARDLRSIDPSVIERIEVIKGASSIYGNGADGGIINYITRRSKSDKKISGLTQVGFTGQTYGGTLGVRASQLLSGKVNKFDYVFSLAYERTGYMKDAAGVSLTPTYSPAKMDNYNGMLKVGYNINEDQRVEASYIGYSSRSDLNLGLKTGKYGITPTIGEGVGKNLETTPQGTPRNHNFRINYDNQNLFWGTTSLNVNAYMQDFKTVYGYSDTFFGGGQSNVISKKYGARFNFDTKLWNAKDSQAEIMYGMDILNDQTVQKLEDGRYWTPDMNMTNLAPFVLVKIDLLKKLTIKGGLRYENMNVKVGDFNTLSSIKSDGTFTTSIFVTGGNLKYNALVANLGVRYNIEPFLNLFGSFSQSYSINELGRILRTSTQGTIQNLETKPIIVNNYEFGATGQISKWINYEITSYVSTSKLGASFVQSPDRALTIQRSPEIVYGVEGFLNFTPAKWINFGGSYSWMEGITSIKDDGDYSAKINNSRISAPKVLAYIQAKPIQSLSLGVDMLHAFQQDRFQANPKTGMFTYGEGYVPEYTVFNFKASFEVNKNWRVSAGVENVFNRIYQPAIAWWSARDSEFVNSLGRRGTLMLEYKF